From the genome of Biomphalaria glabrata chromosome 1, xgBioGlab47.1, whole genome shotgun sequence, one region includes:
- the LOC106061620 gene encoding cytochrome P450 3A29-like: MVDTSYALCCASMPVWFILLVICVILLYIYGNSPYRLWKKLGIQGPETVTFFGNIHEIYGSSGGIASYAKWNSQFGRKYGVYYFRQPALVLTDPDWIKEVYVKDFNNFRDRMTVDSNILLNHEIFTGLFFAEGDVWKRIRSIMSPSFSIAKVKAMNSTIDRSAMRLGDHILRLAEDGKPFEAKRLLGAYAIDVVTGAGFSIDVDSVSNVNEPFTKHGRSLFTYTWFIKVLAFIAGCFPSILAPIAKIFNIGFFRREDMDFYVKNIKIMINERKQNPDEAKKRDILQNLIDAESQSITDAGKLKLTSDELVAQGIMLFLAGYETTSSTLQFLLYELASHKDVMEKIFAEINAVIGDQEPTYELCLNLKYMDATINETLRMYPPLSVLTRQCKKTTKLFDLELPAHTAIAIPVYNLQRDPEFWRNPNNFDPDRFIEGSPTYEHYNPFTYMPFGIGPRLCIGMLLGIMEVKLALIRIFQKVEITKATPEVLSISDFTTILQPLEPIHIFCKPKTCKAKKIN, translated from the exons atGGTAGACACATCGTATGCATTATGTTGTGCTAGCATGCCAGTTTGGTTCATTCTGCTGGTTATTTGTGTAATTTTACTATACAT ATATGGAAACTCTCCTTACAGATTATGGAAGAAATTAGGCATACAAGGGCCAGAAACAGTCACATTTTTTGGCAACATTCATGAAATCTATGGTTCTTCAGGGGGAATCGCTTCTTATGCTAAATGGAATTCTCAGTTTGGTCGTAAATATGGAGTTTATTATTTTCGACAGCCTGCTCTTGTTTTGACAGACCCTGATTGGATAAAAGAAGTTTATGTCAAGGATTTCAACAATTTCAGAGATCGCATGACAGTGGATAGTAATATTCTTTTAAACCATGAAATATTCACTGGTCTTTTCTTTGCTGAAGGAGACGTGTGGAAAAGGATTCGAAGCATCATGAGCCCTTCTTTTAGTATTGCAAAGGTAAAAGCAATGAACAGCACAATAGACAGAAGTGCAATGCGCCTAGGGGATCATATTTTGAGACTCGCAGAAGATGGCAAGCCATTTGAGGCCAAAAGATTGCTCGGGGCCTATGCTATAGATGTTGTTACTGGCGCAGGTTTCAGCATAGATGTGGATTCCGTGAGTAATGTAAATGAACCTTTTACAAAGCATGGACGAAGTTTGTTCACATATACCTGGTTTATAAAAGTTCTTGCTTTTATAGCAGGATGTTTTCCTTCCATATTGGCTCCAATTGCGAAAATCTTTAATATTGGCTTTTTTCGGAGAGAGGATATGGACTTTTATgtcaaaaatattaaaataatgattAATGAACGAAAACAAAATCCAGATGAAGCAAAAAAACGGgacattttacaaaacttaatTGATGCAGAAAGTCAATCTATAACTGATGCTGGCAAGTTAAAATTAACTTCTGATGAGCTCGTGGCACAGGGCATTATGTTGTTCTTAGCTGGTTATGAAACAACTTCAAGCACATTGCAATTTTTACTGTATGAATTAGCAAGTCACAAAGATGTCATGGAAAAAATTTTTGCAGAAATCAATGCTGTCATTGGAGACCAGGAACCCACCTATGAGTTGTGTctcaatttaaaatatatggATGCAACAATTAATGAAACTTTAAGAATGTATCCACCATTGTCGGTTCTTACCCGGCagtgcaaaaaaacaacaaaactgttTGATCTGGAACTTCCTGCTCACACCGCAATAGCGATTCCTGTTTACAATCTACAAAGGGATCCAGAGTTCTGGAGAAACCCTAATAACTTTGACCCTGACCGCTTTATTGAAGGAAGCCCAACTTATGAGCATTACAATCCCTTTACTTATATGCCATTCGGCATAGGTCCGAGACTTTGTATAGGCATGTTGCTTGGAATAATGGAAGTAAAACTTGCATTGATTAGAATTTTTCAGAAGGTAGAAATTACAAAAGCCACTCCAGAAGTTTTGAGCATTAGTGATTTTACCACTATTCTTCAACCATTGGAACCAATCCATATTTTCTGTAAACCCAAAACATGCAAAGCTAAAAAGAttaattaa
- the LOC106061612 gene encoding cytochrome P450 3A29-like, with product MDIPIWLILALLCIILLYIYSQHPYKLWKALQVKGPEPKIFFGNIHEIFGPCGGKETFAKWQSRFGRVYGIYYFREPALVVTEPDWIKQVFIKDYNNFRDRMAFENNILLNPELNTALFFARGDDWKRVRAIMSPSFSIAKIKGMSETVNRCAKRLGEHLLKFAEDGVPWQAKRMLGAYAIDVITSSGFSIDVDSISNPDEPFSSHGRSLFVFKESFKIITFLASAFPVVMSPISKMLRIWTFRNDDMEFFEKSIKLLMRQRKTDKNDIYDILQNLMEAESEESPEGCKSKLTSDEIVAQGIMMFIAGYETASSTLQFLLYELATRKDVMKKITDEIDDVIGDQEPTYELCQNLKYTEAAINETLRMYPPLSVLTRECSKPTKLFHLNLPSKTAVIIPVYNLQRDPEFWKNPNEFNPERFIEGSPSYRPYNPLTFMPFGIGPRLCIGMLLGLLEMKLALVHIFKRVSITKATPEVLLLNDFTMVLQPSTPIKVYCTPRIKKKQDS from the exons ATGGATATCCCGATATGGTTGATTCTAGCGCTACTGTGCATTATTCTACTCTACAT ATATAGCCAACACCCTTACAAGCTTTGGAAAGCTTTACAAGTCAAAGGTCCAGAGCCCAAAATATTCTTTGGAAATATTCATGAAATTTTTGGTCCTTGTGGAGGAAAAGAGACATTCGCGAAATGGCAGTCCCGTTTCGGACGAGTCTATGGCATATACTATTTCAGAGAGCCTGCATTAGTTGTCACGGAACCGGACTGGATCAAACAAGTTTTCATTAAAGACTACAACAATTTCCGTGATCGCATGGCTTTTGAAAACAACATTCTTCTCAATCCAGAACTCAACACCGCGCTCTTCTTCGCCAGAGGAGATGACTGGAAAAGAGTTCGGGCCATCATGAGTCCGTCTTTCAGCATTGCCAAAATCAAGGGGATGAGCGAGACAGTTAATAGATGCGCCAAGCGACTGGGGGAACACTTGCTGAAGTTTGCCGAAGACGGAGTTCCCTGGCAAGCAAAAAGGATGCTGGGGGCTTACGCCATCGACGTTATAACGTCGTCGGGATTCAGTATTGATGTCGATTCAATTAGCAACCCAGATGAACCGTTCAGTAGCCACGGAAGAAGTCTGTTTGTTTTCAAAGAGTCTTTCAAAATTATAACATTTCTGGCCTCAGCTTTTCCCGTGGTGATGTCCCCTATTTCGAAGATGCTTCGGATATGGACGTTTCGGAACGATGACATGGAGTTCTTTGAAAAAAGCATCAAACTTCTGATGCGCCAAAGAAAAACCGACAAGAACGATATTTACGACATACTGCAGAACCTAATGGAAGCTGAGAGCGAAGAGTCTCCAGAAGGATGCAAGTCGAAACTGACATCAGACGAAATTGTGGCCCAAGGCATAATGATGTTTATCGCTGGTTATGAAACAGCTTCCAGCACATTGCAGTTTTTGTTGTATGAATTAGCTACTCGCAAAGATGTTATGAAAAAAATCACAGACGAAATTGATGACGTCATCGGCGACCAGGAACCAACCTATGAGCTGTGTCAAAACTTGAAGTACACGGAGGCAGCCATCAATGAGACTTTGAGGATGTATCCGCCTCTGTCGGTCTTGACAAGAGAATGCTCCAAGCCCACAAAACTGTTCCACTTAAACCTGCCTTCCAAAACCGCAGTGATCATCCCAGTGTACAATTTGCAACGAGATCCCGAATTCTGGAAAAACCCAAACGAATTTAACCCAGAACGCTTCATCGAAGGGAGTCCGTCCTACAGACCTTACAACCCATTGACATTTATGCCTTTTGGCATCGGGCCGAGGCTGTGTATCGGAATGTTGCTTGGGTTATTGGAAATGAAACTGGCGTTGGTTCACATCTTTAAAAGAGTCAGCATTACCAAGGCCACACCGGAAGTTCTCTTGTTGAATGACTTTACAATGGTGCTACAGCCATCGACACCAATAAAAGTCTATTGCACTCCACGTATAAAGAAGAAACAAGATTCATAG